The proteins below are encoded in one region of uncultured Eubacteriales bacterium:
- a CDS encoding conserved hypothetical protein (Evidence 4 : Homologs of previously reported genes of unknown function) — protein sequence MNMRRILIDADGCPVVDETIKIAKRFGLECLILCDTSHRIERESAQTMVFSKGTDSVDFALVNLVRPGDVVVTQDYGLAAMCLARSALALNQDGMEYTADNIDALLLSRHTAKKIRSAGGRLKGPAKRTAAQDKAFSEALIQLLQR from the coding sequence TTGAATATGAGACGGATATTGATTGACGCGGACGGCTGTCCTGTGGTGGATGAGACCATAAAAATCGCCAAGCGATTTGGGCTGGAATGCCTGATTCTGTGCGACACCTCCCATCGCATTGAGCGGGAGAGTGCGCAGACCATGGTGTTCTCTAAGGGGACCGACAGTGTGGACTTTGCCCTGGTCAATCTGGTGCGTCCCGGTGACGTGGTGGTGACGCAGGACTATGGCCTTGCCGCCATGTGCCTTGCCCGAAGCGCCTTGGCTCTAAACCAAGACGGGATGGAGTACACGGCGGACAACATCGATGCACTCCTGCTGTCCCGCCACACCGCGAAGAAGATACGGAGTGCCGGCGGCAGGCTGAAAGGCCCCGCCAAGCGCACGGCGGCGCAGGACAAGGCCTTTTCAGAGGCGCTCATTCAATTATTGCAGAGATAG
- a CDS encoding conserved hypothetical protein (Evidence 4 : Homologs of previously reported genes of unknown function) — protein sequence MRRMLEEFYYGNINPNERSFIRDSAYSRAVQTLSENESKLTELLEGKEKKLLLDLVNAQSIVDGTTAVESFIQGFRLGARIAIEIMNDEDGCLREIT from the coding sequence ATGCGCAGGATGCTGGAGGAATTTTATTATGGCAACATCAATCCCAACGAACGCTCCTTCATCAGAGACAGTGCCTATAGTCGGGCGGTCCAGACCCTATCCGAAAACGAGAGCAAGCTGACCGAACTGCTGGAGGGCAAAGAGAAGAAGTTACTGCTTGACCTCGTCAACGCCCAGAGCATTGTGGACGGTACCACGGCGGTGGAGAGCTTTATTCAGGGCTTCCGCTTGGGGGCCAGAATCGCAATTGAAATCATGAACGATGAAGACGGCTGTTTGCGTGAAATCACGTAA
- a CDS encoding conserved hypothetical protein (Evidence 4 : Homologs of previously reported genes of unknown function), producing the protein MNHDKVYQMRVSKVYPLLVNKALKKGRTQSEVDEVIRWLTGYDQAALEKILESDMDCATFFQNAPELNPNRKLITGTVCGIRVEEIEEPLMQEIRYLDKLVDELAKGKSMEKILRKE; encoded by the coding sequence ATGAATCATGATAAAGTATACCAAATGCGCGTTTCAAAGGTTTATCCGCTTCTCGTGAATAAGGCCCTGAAAAAGGGGCGCACCCAAAGTGAGGTGGATGAGGTCATCCGCTGGCTGACGGGGTATGACCAAGCGGCATTGGAAAAGATTTTGGAAAGCGATATGGACTGCGCCACCTTTTTTCAAAATGCTCCCGAACTGAACCCCAATAGAAAGCTTATAACGGGTACGGTTTGCGGGATCAGGGTGGAGGAAATTGAAGAGCCTTTGATGCAGGAGATTCGCTATCTGGACAAGCTGGTTGACGAGCTGGCCAAGGGGAAATCGATGGAGAAAATCCTGCGAAAAGAATAA
- a CDS encoding conserved hypothetical protein (Evidence 4 : Homologs of previously reported genes of unknown function): MTEQERASALKVVTSIIVRCERVQPKFAPGISQHTLLKNRIQAMKIAEALLTGHGAESYSTQEMSAALGPLASVIRKCEKARSKYEPGTGQYGRYGGTIGAMELARTLIENELFRRSL; this comes from the coding sequence ATGACGGAACAGGAACGGGCGAGCGCCCTAAAGGTTGTGACCTCAATCATCGTGCGCTGTGAGAGGGTACAGCCCAAATTTGCCCCAGGCATCTCCCAGCACACCCTGCTGAAAAATCGCATTCAGGCGATGAAAATTGCGGAAGCTCTGCTGACCGGGCACGGTGCGGAGTCATATTCCACGCAGGAGATGTCCGCTGCCTTGGGGCCGTTGGCCTCGGTCATCCGAAAATGCGAAAAAGCCCGGTCGAAATACGAGCCGGGTACCGGGCAATATGGGCGCTATGGCGGCACCATCGGAGCCATGGAGCTGGCCCGGACACTGATTGAAAACGAGCTGTTCAGGAGGTCGTTATAA
- the def gene encoding Peptide deformylase: MRDTVFLAQKAEPATPADLPVAEDLLETLEVHKDGCVGMAANMIGVNKRIIAFDNEGSYMVMFNPEIIKKTEPYETEEGCLSLTSTRKTKRWKSIKVQYQNESFQTRFRTFTGWTAQIIQHEIDHCEGVII, from the coding sequence ATGCGGGATACCGTGTTCCTTGCCCAAAAAGCGGAGCCTGCCACGCCGGCAGACCTGCCCGTGGCGGAGGACTTGTTAGAAACTTTGGAGGTTCACAAGGATGGCTGCGTGGGTATGGCGGCCAATATGATCGGCGTCAACAAGCGCATTATCGCCTTTGATAACGAGGGCAGTTATATGGTTATGTTCAACCCGGAGATTATCAAAAAGACGGAGCCTTACGAGACGGAGGAGGGCTGCCTGTCCCTCACCAGCACACGGAAGACAAAGCGCTGGAAGTCCATCAAGGTACAGTACCAAAACGAGAGCTTTCAGACCCGTTTCAGGACCTTCACCGGCTGGACGGCCCAGATTATCCAGCATGAGATTGACCACTGTGAGGGAGTGATTATCTGA
- a CDS encoding conserved hypothetical protein (Evidence 4 : Homologs of previously reported genes of unknown function): MTRELFEIAGVSSVLYGQPSDQVYLFIHGKGGCKEEAEAFADIACPAGYQVLAIDLPAHGARKKLLGTFDPWTVVPELREIMAYAQQRWRTVSLRANSIGAYFAMLAFPDLHKALLVSPILDMERLICDMMEWAGVSKEQLQKQGEIPTAFGETLSWRYLTYVWEHPIHEWHCPIHILYAEQDNMTSRKTVDAFVRRSGASLTVVKDSEHWFHTPEQLEVLNRWTQEWV; this comes from the coding sequence ATGACACGAGAACTTTTTGAGATAGCGGGCGTTTCCTCCGTGCTGTACGGCCAGCCAAGCGACCAGGTCTATCTGTTTATCCACGGCAAAGGCGGCTGCAAGGAGGAGGCGGAGGCTTTCGCCGATATCGCCTGCCCGGCAGGCTACCAGGTGCTTGCCATCGACCTCCCGGCACACGGTGCACGGAAAAAGCTGCTGGGTACCTTCGACCCGTGGACGGTGGTTCCGGAGTTGCGGGAGATTATGGCTTACGCCCAGCAACGCTGGCGCACCGTTAGCCTCCGTGCCAACAGCATCGGAGCGTATTTTGCCATGCTGGCCTTTCCGGACCTCCATAAGGCGTTGCTGGTTTCCCCGATTCTGGACATGGAGCGGCTGATCTGCGACATGATGGAGTGGGCGGGGGTCAGCAAGGAACAGCTCCAGAAGCAGGGGGAAATCCCCACTGCGTTTGGCGAAACGCTTTCCTGGAGGTATCTGACCTATGTCTGGGAGCACCCCATCCATGAATGGCACTGCCCCATCCATATCCTCTATGCGGAGCAGGACAACATGACTTCCCGCAAGACGGTGGACGCCTTTGTACGGCGCAGCGGGGCCAGCCTGACGGTTGTGAAAGATAGCGAGCACTGGTTCCATACGCCAGAGCAGTTGGAGGTTTTAAATCGCTGGACGCAAGAATGGGTATAG
- a CDS encoding conserved hypothetical protein (Evidence 4 : Homologs of previously reported genes of unknown function) — protein sequence MTSGELFFFNTKPEALPLYAALAERMLAAFPNATVEVKKTQITFRERYGFAFVSLRKMKGCPEVFIIVSFGLSHRLDSPRIHIAVEPYPKRWTHHVIVADVEEIDDELMGWLTEAHDFALVK from the coding sequence ATGACATCCGGCGAACTGTTCTTTTTTAATACCAAGCCGGAGGCGCTGCCGCTGTATGCGGCGCTTGCCGAGCGGATGCTGGCGGCGTTTCCAAACGCTACCGTGGAGGTTAAGAAAACGCAAATCACCTTTCGGGAACGGTACGGCTTTGCCTTTGTCTCTCTCCGCAAGATGAAAGGCTGCCCGGAGGTATTTATCATCGTTTCCTTTGGGCTGTCCCACCGGCTGGACTCCCCGCGCATTCACATAGCGGTGGAGCCGTATCCCAAGCGCTGGACGCACCATGTCATTGTAGCGGATGTGGAGGAGATAGACGATGAGCTGATGGGCTGGCTGACAGAGGCCCACGATTTTGCGTTGGTGAAATGA
- a CDS encoding exported hypothetical protein (Evidence 5 : No homology to any previously reported sequences), translating to MPFIKPSLAILLVVRPVGAMPSSCPIIHFFDFPTNNIPRFIKVFPDLYVAISQNVLCTILLQQPGSVSRGVFGDKTCFCMFSRAFC from the coding sequence GTGCCATTCATTAAACCGAGCCTCGCGATTCTCCTTGTTGTAAGGCCTGTGGGGGCTATGCCTTCCTCATGCCCAATTATCCATTTTTTCGACTTCCCGACCAATAATATACCCAGGTTCATCAAGGTTTTTCCCGACCTGTATGTTGCCATTTCCCAAAATGTTTTATGCACCATCCTGCTGCAACAGCCGGGAAGTGTGTCGCGCGGTGTTTTTGGGGATAAAACCTGTTTTTGTATGTTTTCCCGTGCTTTCTGTTGA
- the yoaZ gene encoding Uncharacterized protease YoaZ: MFAIYVYVLDTLADWELGYVTSELNSGRFFKKHASQVSLKTVSDSKEPIHTMGGLTVVPDCQIDDIALAKTSVLLLPGANTWSDPKHGAILKKAGEFLSAGAMVCAICGATAALAGSGLLDNRPHTSNGPGFLEMVAPGYKGQSFYIDQPSVSDHNLITAGSTGGLLWAKQIIERLGVFHAATLEAWYAYFSTGKPEYFYALMQTLPSSNFAPQ, encoded by the coding sequence ATGTTTGCGATCTATGTTTACGTTCTGGATACCTTAGCCGACTGGGAACTGGGGTATGTTACTTCGGAGTTGAATTCCGGCCGTTTTTTCAAAAAGCACGCATCGCAGGTCTCGCTGAAAACGGTCAGTGATTCTAAAGAGCCGATTCATACGATGGGCGGGCTGACGGTGGTGCCGGATTGCCAGATTGACGACATTGCTTTGGCTAAAACCAGCGTGCTGCTGTTGCCGGGCGCAAATACCTGGAGCGACCCGAAGCATGGCGCGATCCTCAAAAAAGCAGGTGAATTTCTCTCGGCGGGCGCTATGGTATGCGCAATCTGCGGAGCTACCGCTGCGCTTGCGGGCTCTGGCCTATTGGATAACCGTCCGCATACCAGCAACGGGCCGGGATTCCTTGAGATGGTTGCCCCCGGTTATAAGGGGCAAAGCTTTTATATCGACCAGCCATCAGTCTCTGACCACAACCTGATTACCGCAGGCTCCACTGGCGGTTTGCTGTGGGCAAAGCAAATCATCGAGCGTTTAGGCGTTTTCCATGCCGCCACGCTGGAAGCCTGGTATGCATACTTCAGCACCGGCAAGCCTGAATATTTCTACGCCCTCATGCAAACACTGCCATCTTCAAATTTTGCGCCGCAATAA
- a CDS encoding Transcriptional regulator, DeoR family, with translation MKVDRLVSIIMILLEKERVGAQELAEMFEVSPRTIYRDIDAINMAGIPVRSTSGVGGGFEIMQKYKLDKNVFSTADLSAILMGLSNLSNVIRGDELVNALAKVKSFIPADRAKDIELKANQICIDLSPWMGNRNLQPYLEIIKTALQQSRLLSFEYADRHGNKTVRTAEPYQLVLKSNHWYVQGYCHKRNAFRLFKLSRMANLQMEEKIFTPRDYEKPQLDFADILETMQTYIKIRIHRSVMDKVLDYCAYESFSTDGDEHYTVNFPFIENEYYYDILLSFGDKCECLEPPHIRAEIKRKIQDIAAIYA, from the coding sequence ATGAAGGTGGACAGACTTGTGAGCATCATTATGATACTCCTTGAAAAAGAGCGGGTCGGCGCGCAGGAGCTGGCGGAGATGTTTGAGGTCTCTCCCCGCACAATCTACCGCGACATCGACGCGATCAATATGGCGGGGATTCCTGTCCGCTCCACCTCAGGCGTGGGCGGCGGCTTTGAAATCATGCAGAAATACAAGCTTGATAAAAATGTTTTTTCAACCGCTGATCTTTCCGCCATCCTGATGGGGCTTTCCAACCTTTCCAATGTGATACGTGGGGATGAGCTGGTAAACGCGCTTGCGAAGGTCAAGAGCTTTATCCCCGCCGACCGGGCAAAAGATATTGAACTCAAAGCAAATCAGATCTGCATTGATTTAAGTCCGTGGATGGGCAACCGCAATCTACAGCCGTATTTGGAAATCATCAAAACCGCCTTGCAGCAAAGCAGGCTGCTTTCTTTTGAATACGCGGACCGCCATGGGAATAAGACTGTGCGAACAGCCGAGCCATATCAGCTTGTGCTGAAAAGCAACCACTGGTATGTACAGGGGTATTGCCACAAAAGAAATGCGTTTCGCTTATTTAAGCTATCCCGCATGGCAAATCTGCAAATGGAAGAGAAAATTTTCACGCCGCGGGATTATGAAAAGCCACAGTTGGATTTTGCTGACATTCTGGAAACCATGCAGACATACATCAAAATTCGTATCCACAGGTCAGTTATGGACAAGGTGCTTGATTATTGCGCTTATGAAAGCTTCTCCACCGATGGTGATGAGCATTACACTGTGAACTTCCCCTTCATTGAAAACGAATATTACTATGATATTCTTCTGAGCTTTGGGGATAAATGCGAATGTTTGGAACCGCCGCATATCCGTGCGGAAATAAAACGGAAAATACAGGATATCGCCGCCATATACGCGTGA